A part of Ischnura elegans unplaced genomic scaffold, ioIscEleg1.1, whole genome shotgun sequence genomic DNA contains:
- the LOC124173492 gene encoding late histone H1-like, producing MADATAAAAAAPPAAQPSGTAAVKPLPAASAASKKASKGAASKKARAKPSHPPTSEMVNNAVKSLKERGGSSLQAIKKYIAASYKVDAEKLSPFIKKYLKSAVTSGTLVQTKGKGASGSFKLSSTTLKDKAAPAAAKAKKTAAKKTAAAKKPKPAKKEKAATKRSAPKERSKSAPPAKKAKKADKPKKKPAAAKPAAKAAKSPSKAKKAPTKPKAPKPKKTPTKPKPAAAKKAAAAPQEEVSDRTSQVHRTSMYAKFNLGPLKGHQVIQMTIFHA from the coding sequence ATGGCAGACGCTACCGCAGCAGCCGCAGCAGCGCCCCCGGCGGCCCAGCCGTCCGGCACCGCAGCCGTCAAGCCCCTGCCCGCCGCCTCCGCAGCATCCAAGAAGGCCAGCAAGGGCGCCGCCTCCAAGAAGGCCCGCGCAAAGCCCTCGCATCCACCGACCTCCGAGATGGTCAACAACGCCGTCAAGAGCCTCAAGGAACGCGGCGGCTCCTCCCTCCAGGCCATCAAGAAGTACATCGCCGCCTCCTACAAGGTCGACGCCGAGAAGCTCTCCCCCTTCATCAAGAAGTACCTCAAGTCCGCCGTCACCTCCGGCACACTCGTACAGACCAAGGGCAAGGGAGCGTCGGGGTCCTTCAAGCTGAGCTCCACCACGCTGAAGGACAAGGCTGCACCCGCTGCAGCCAAGGCGAAGAAGACCGCAGCCAAGAAGACCGCCGCGGCCAAGAAGCCCAAGCCcgcgaagaaggagaaggctgccaccaagcggtccgcgcCCAAGGAGCGCTCCAAGTCCGCGCCTCCTGCGAAGAAGGCAAAGAAAGCAGACAAGCCCAAGAAGAAGCCCGCAGCAGCCAAGCCAGCGGCGAAGGCAGCAAAGTCCCCATCGAAGGCGAAGAAGGCGCCCACCAAGCCCAAGGCGCCCAAGCCCAAGAAGACGCCCACCAAGCCCAAGCCCGCGGCAGCAAAGAAGGCCGCCGCCGCCCCCCAAGAAGAAGTGAGCGACCGAACCTCGCAGGTTCACCGAACTTCGATGTACGCGAAGTTCAATttaggccctcttaagggccatcAAGTCATACAGATgactattttccatgcttaa
- the LOC124173493 gene encoding uncharacterized protein LOC124173493, with protein MLQLPDVMGCCRDGNLTTESVQGASLALEGVHDVHGGHGLPLGVFGVGDGVTDHVLKEHLEDTAGLLVDESGDTLDTSAAGQTANGRLGDALDVVAKNLAMTLGALLSPSLFLPCLVRSCCCCLGERIVLA; from the coding sequence ATGCTGCAGCTGCCAGATGTAATGGGCTGCTGCCGCGATGGAAATCTAACCACCGAATCCGTACAGGGTGCGTCCCTGGCGCTTGAGGGCGTACACGACGTCCATGGCGGTCACGGTCTTCCTCTTGGCGTGTTCGGTGTAGGTGACGGCGTCACGGATCACGTTCTCAAGGAACACCTTGAGGACACCGCGGGTCTCCTCGTAGATGAGTCCGGAGATACGCTTGACACCTCCGCGGCGGGCCAGACGGCGAATGGCCGGCTTGGTGATGCCCTGGATGTTGTCGCGAAGAACCTTGCGATGACGCTTGGCGCCCTCCTTTCCCCAAGCCTTTTCCTCCCTTGCCTCGTCCGGTCATGTTGCTGCTGTCTCGGTGAGAGAATCGTGCTTGCTTGA
- the LOC124173495 gene encoding histone H2A — protein sequence MSGRGKGGKVKGKSKSRSSRAGLQFPVGRIHRLLRKGNYAERVGAGAPVYLAAVMEYLAAEVLELAGNAARDNKKTRIIPRHLQLAIRNDEELNKLLSGVTIAQGGVLPNIQAVLLPKKTEKKA from the coding sequence ATGTCTGGACGCGGAAAAGGAGGCAAAGTCAAGGGAAAGTCCAAGTCCCGTTCCAGCAGGGCCGGACTTCAGTTCCCCGTGGGACGTATCCACCGTCTGCTCCGCAAGGGCAACTACGCCGAGCGCGTCGGTGCCGGTGCCCCCGTGTACCTCGCCGCCGTCATGGAGTACCTGGCCGCCGAAGTCCTGGAATTGGCAGGCAACGCTGCCCGTGACAACAAGAAGACGAGGATCATTCCCCGTCATCTTCAGCTGGCCATCCGCAACGACGAGGAGTTGAACAAGCTCCTGTCTGGCGTCACCATCGCCCAGGGTGGTGTCTTGCCTAACATCCAGGCCGTGCTTCTGCCCAAGAAGACCGAGAAGAAGGCTTAA
- the LOC124173497 gene encoding histone H2B, with translation MPPKTSGKAAKKAGKAQKNISKGDKKKKRRRKESYAIYIYKVLKQVHPDTGISSKAMNIMNSFVNDIFERIAAEASRLAHYNKRSTITSREVQTAVRLLLPGELAKHAVSEGTKAVTKYTSSK, from the coding sequence ATGCCACCCAAGACTAGCGGAAAGGCTGCCAAGAAGGCCGGCAAGGCCCAGAAGAACATCTCCAAGGGAGACAAGAAGAAGAAGCGCAGGAGGAAGGAGAGCtacgcaatctacatctacaaggtgTTGAAGCAGGTCCACCCTGACACCGGTATCTCCTCCAAGGCCATGAACATCATGAACTCCTTCGTCAACGACATCTTCGAGAGGATCGCCGCCGAGGCTTCCCGTCTCGCTCATTACAACAAGCGCTCCACCATCACCTCCAGGGAGGTGCAGACCGCCGTCAGGCTCCTGCTCCCCGGTGAACTGGCCAAGCACGCCGTGTCTGAGGGCACCAAGGCTGTGACCAAGTACACCAGCTCCAAGTAA